The Paenibacillus sp. MBLB1832 genome has a window encoding:
- the spoVM gene encoding stage V sporulation protein SpoVM — protein MKFYTIKLPRFLGGFVKAVLNTFSKN, from the coding sequence ATGAAATTCTACACGATCAAACTGCCGAGATTTTTGGGAGGATTCGTGAAAGCCGTACTGAATACATTTAGTAAAAACTAA
- the rpmB gene encoding 50S ribosomal protein L28 produces the protein MSRKCFITGKSPKSGNHVSHANNKNKRTWGVNVQKVRILVDGKPKRVYVSTRALKSGKVARV, from the coding sequence ATGTCCCGCAAATGTTTCATTACAGGTAAAAGTCCTAAATCAGGAAATCACGTGTCCCACGCTAACAATAAAAACAAGCGTACTTGGGGAGTTAACGTTCAAAAGGTTCGCATCCTCGTTGATGGTAAACCGAAACGGGTTTACGTAAGTACTCGTGCGTTGAAATCCGGAAAAGTGGCTCGCGTTTAA
- a CDS encoding Asp23/Gls24 family envelope stress response protein codes for MPIELTTEYGKVYITNEVISTLAGSAALDCYGLVGMATRKQLKDGIAELLGRDNLSRGVEVRRENGRLEIDLYIIVSYGTKISVVAGNVQTKVKYILNDVAGLQVDDVNIFVQGVRVAK; via the coding sequence ATGCCGATTGAACTCACAACCGAGTATGGAAAAGTGTATATTACGAATGAAGTGATTTCAACTCTGGCCGGTTCTGCTGCATTAGATTGTTATGGGCTTGTTGGCATGGCAACGAGAAAACAATTGAAAGACGGGATAGCTGAGCTGCTGGGTCGAGATAATTTAAGCCGCGGTGTTGAGGTTCGCAGAGAGAACGGGCGACTTGAAATCGATCTATATATTATTGTCAGCTATGGAACGAAAATATCCGTAGTAGCAGGGAATGTCCAAACGAAAGTCAAATATATTTTGAATGACGTTGCAGGGTTGCAAGTGGACGATGTGAACATCTTTGTTCAAGGTGTTCGAGTTGCTAAATAG
- a CDS encoding DAK2 domain-containing protein: MSKRFISINGNDFTAMVLAGADNLRRNVDKVNGLNVFPVPDGDTGTNMNLTLTAGCEELKKKPSSHIGKAADALSKGLLMGARGNSGVILSQLFRGFAKHVHDLETVNVQQFAAALQQGVETAYKAVVKPVEGTILTVSKEAAKHATQYRRGGDLLDLMQEVLDKAKDALAKTPDQLAVLKQVGVVDAGGQGLVCVYEGFVASLSGGLVQVDEDFATMDTNLGEVSVLPGLVLAKEVHPHLPAQAHLATEDIEFGYCTEFMLTIAPGKVKGMTFSEGAFREQLSKLGDSLLVVADDELVKVHIHAEYPGEVMNHAMKYGALSRIKIENMRDQHSHILEDVTSGYEAPVAVPAAAVAVANKPYGFVAVALGDGITDIFSSVGVDVVLSGGQTMNPSTEDIVNAVNRIDADTIYVLPNNSNIILAAQQAVDLVDNKTLIVIPSKSIPQGLAAILAFQEKADAKTNTEAMSESLRRVKSGQVTYAVRDTNMDGIAIKQGHFIGIQDGRIVSSQPSLLDACKKLLEEMIDEGCEIVTILTGEDATEEGTDELESFIQTMYPDVEVELHPGGQPLYAYLFSVE, encoded by the coding sequence TTGAGTAAGCGCTTTATTTCAATAAATGGAAATGACTTCACTGCCATGGTCTTGGCGGGTGCGGATAACCTTCGCAGGAATGTTGATAAGGTTAATGGATTGAACGTATTCCCTGTACCCGATGGAGATACTGGCACCAACATGAATTTAACACTCACAGCTGGATGTGAGGAACTTAAGAAGAAGCCATCTTCGCATATTGGGAAAGCCGCTGATGCATTATCCAAAGGGTTACTGATGGGCGCAAGAGGCAATTCTGGTGTGATTCTGTCTCAATTGTTCCGCGGATTTGCGAAGCATGTCCACGATCTAGAGACCGTGAATGTACAGCAATTCGCTGCTGCGTTGCAGCAAGGGGTTGAAACGGCGTATAAAGCGGTCGTTAAGCCAGTGGAAGGAACGATTTTGACCGTTTCCAAAGAAGCGGCTAAACATGCCACGCAATATCGCCGCGGCGGCGATTTGCTAGATTTGATGCAGGAAGTGTTGGACAAGGCCAAAGATGCACTTGCCAAAACACCTGATCAGCTTGCCGTCCTCAAACAGGTAGGCGTTGTCGATGCAGGCGGTCAAGGTCTAGTTTGCGTCTATGAAGGTTTCGTTGCGTCGCTAAGCGGCGGATTGGTTCAAGTGGATGAGGATTTTGCCACAATGGATACGAATTTAGGCGAAGTCTCTGTGCTGCCTGGCTTGGTTCTGGCCAAAGAAGTACATCCGCATTTGCCAGCTCAAGCGCACTTGGCTACGGAAGATATCGAATTCGGCTATTGCACGGAATTCATGTTGACCATTGCCCCTGGCAAGGTCAAAGGGATGACGTTTAGCGAAGGCGCATTTCGCGAGCAGCTTAGCAAACTAGGAGATTCGCTCCTTGTTGTCGCTGATGATGAGCTTGTGAAGGTGCATATCCATGCGGAATATCCAGGTGAGGTCATGAACCACGCTATGAAATATGGCGCACTCAGTCGGATTAAAATTGAAAATATGCGCGATCAGCATTCACATATTCTTGAAGATGTGACGAGCGGCTATGAGGCTCCTGTTGCAGTGCCTGCGGCAGCGGTAGCAGTAGCGAATAAGCCGTACGGCTTCGTGGCTGTTGCGCTAGGCGACGGGATCACGGACATTTTCAGCAGTGTAGGCGTTGATGTCGTACTCTCAGGCGGGCAAACGATGAATCCTAGTACAGAGGACATCGTGAACGCGGTAAATCGTATTGATGCGGACACGATTTATGTACTTCCGAACAATTCGAACATTATTTTGGCCGCGCAGCAAGCAGTTGATCTTGTCGATAACAAAACACTGATTGTGATTCCATCCAAATCGATTCCACAGGGGCTTGCCGCGATTCTGGCTTTCCAAGAGAAAGCAGATGCGAAGACGAATACGGAAGCGATGAGCGAATCGCTCCGCCGTGTTAAATCAGGACAAGTTACCTATGCGGTACGCGATACGAACATGGATGGCATTGCGATTAAGCAGGGACATTTTATAGGGATTCAAGATGGGCGTATTGTCTCTTCACAACCGAGCTTGCTGGATGCGTGCAAAAAGCTGCTGGAGGAAATGATCGACGAAGGCTGTGAAATTGTCACGATCCTGACGGGCGAAGATGCGACAGAGGAAGGGACGGACGAGCTGGAATCCTTCATTCAAACGATGTATCCCGATGTGGAAGTTGAGCTTCATCCTGGTGGACAGCCTCTCTACGCGTACTTGTTCTCGGTTGAGTAA
- a CDS encoding DegV family protein — protein MTNIRIVTDSTADIPLAVREALNIDMVPLKINFGEEQFLDAVTLQSEDFYPKLTSSSHFPTTSTPSPGEFLNFYERLLTEPDTEVISIHLSSALSGTCRTAELAATMLEGEQAGKVHVVDSCSASYGIGALVVAAAEAARAGKSVDEIVAMVGMMRSQFYIYFLVDTLEFLQKGGRIGKASALLGSLLNIKPILSLDGAGEVTVVDKVRGNKKAIARILELLAADVSDKTIRTLHIAHANNLEGAEGLREAIEQRFGVAHTGYISLGPVIGAHAGPGTIAAFVSTV, from the coding sequence GTGACCAACATACGTATTGTAACGGATAGCACAGCTGATATCCCTTTGGCTGTCAGAGAAGCGTTAAACATTGACATGGTGCCGCTCAAAATTAATTTTGGGGAAGAGCAGTTTCTAGATGCCGTGACGCTGCAGTCGGAGGATTTCTATCCGAAGTTGACTTCCTCCTCGCACTTCCCGACGACTTCAACACCGTCTCCTGGTGAGTTTCTGAACTTCTATGAACGATTGCTCACAGAGCCAGATACAGAAGTGATCTCGATTCATTTGTCTTCCGCGTTAAGCGGCACGTGCAGAACGGCGGAGTTAGCCGCTACGATGCTCGAAGGGGAGCAGGCTGGCAAAGTTCACGTGGTGGATTCCTGCTCAGCCTCGTACGGGATTGGCGCGCTTGTTGTTGCAGCAGCCGAGGCAGCTCGCGCAGGAAAGTCTGTTGACGAGATTGTTGCGATGGTTGGGATGATGCGTTCGCAATTTTATATTTACTTCCTTGTAGACACACTGGAGTTTCTGCAAAAGGGCGGCAGAATCGGCAAGGCGTCGGCGTTGCTCGGTTCGCTGCTGAATATTAAACCGATTCTTTCTTTGGATGGGGCAGGGGAAGTGACGGTTGTGGACAAGGTGCGCGGCAATAAGAAAGCCATTGCGCGCATTCTCGAGCTGTTAGCTGCGGATGTGTCAGATAAGACGATTCGTACGCTGCATATTGCTCATGCCAATAATTTGGAAGGCGCGGAGGGGCTGCGTGAGGCCATCGAACAACGATTCGGTGTGGCGCATACAGGGTATATTTCATTGGGTCCTGTTATTGGTGCACACGCTGGACCTGGGACGATCGCAGCATTCGTGAGTACGGTGTAA
- the recG gene encoding ATP-dependent DNA helicase RecG: MDLNQCQVREVHGVGAQKALELNAMGVFTVMDLLEYVPFRYEDYTVRDLASVKDGDRVTVKGYIIGEPVLQRYSGKSRLSCKVMVDDFLLTAVWFNRHFLKDRLRPQQEIILTGKWDAKRRQMSVSDSEFPGQGDSNTGTIQPVYSVAGSITQKWMRKVIQQALTQYSALISEVLPAGITGRYGFMPRSKALAVIHTPSGVEEGKQARRRMVYEELFLFQLKLQAYRAVTRSRTDGVKQGVDLPAVRAFVRALPFQLTESQKKVVGELLHDMQEPYAMNRLLQGDVGAGKTIVAAIGLYATVTAGYQGALMVPTEILAEQHNRSLSALFEPYGLQVALLTGSSTDRQRRDLLASLQMGLIHVLVGTHALIQEDVYFRQLGLVVTDEQHRFGVNQRSILRRKGMNPDVLTMTATPIPRTLAITAFGDMDVSTLRELPKGRKPIKTYAVQHAMLERVLGFIQREVAAGRQAYVICPLIEESDKLDVQNAIDVHIQLQQHFPQLRIGLLHGRMSAQEKEAIMRAFKEGTVEALVSTTVIEVGVDVPNATLMVIYDADRFGLSQLHQLRGRVGRGEHQSFCVLIADPKTEVGKERMKAMTETTDGFEIARRDLELRGPGDFFGTKQSGLPEFRIADMMADFEVMEQARDDAAELVGDSSFWTGASFMPLRAYLERAHIFDSEVLD, from the coding sequence ATGGATTTAAATCAATGTCAAGTACGTGAAGTCCATGGAGTTGGCGCTCAGAAAGCACTTGAGCTAAACGCCATGGGCGTTTTTACGGTTATGGATTTATTGGAGTATGTGCCTTTTCGTTACGAGGATTATACCGTTCGTGATCTGGCAAGCGTGAAGGATGGCGACCGCGTCACCGTGAAGGGCTATATCATCGGCGAGCCAGTGCTCCAGCGGTACAGTGGGAAGTCTCGATTATCCTGCAAGGTCATGGTCGATGATTTCTTGTTGACGGCGGTGTGGTTTAACCGCCATTTCTTGAAGGATCGCTTGCGGCCGCAGCAGGAGATTATTCTTACTGGCAAATGGGACGCCAAGCGTCGCCAAATGAGTGTGTCCGATTCGGAGTTCCCTGGACAGGGGGATTCGAATACCGGCACGATTCAGCCGGTCTATTCGGTTGCAGGCTCGATTACACAGAAATGGATGCGTAAGGTGATTCAGCAGGCGCTGACACAGTACAGCGCATTGATCAGTGAAGTGCTGCCAGCGGGCATTACTGGCAGGTACGGGTTCATGCCGCGCAGCAAGGCGCTGGCTGTCATCCACACGCCGAGCGGCGTGGAGGAAGGGAAGCAGGCACGCAGGCGCATGGTGTATGAGGAGCTGTTCCTCTTCCAGCTCAAGCTCCAGGCATACCGTGCCGTGACGCGCAGCCGCACGGATGGGGTGAAGCAGGGGGTCGATCTGCCTGCTGTCCGCGCCTTCGTGCGCGCGCTCCCCTTCCAGCTGACGGAGTCGCAGAAGAAGGTCGTCGGAGAGCTCCTGCACGACATGCAGGAGCCCTACGCGATGAACCGACTGCTGCAGGGCGATGTCGGTGCGGGGAAAACGATCGTCGCGGCCATCGGCCTCTACGCGACGGTCACGGCCGGTTACCAAGGCGCGCTGATGGTGCCGACGGAAATTCTCGCTGAGCAGCACAATCGCTCGCTGAGCGCCTTGTTTGAGCCGTATGGGCTGCAGGTCGCTCTGCTGACTGGAAGTTCAACGGACCGCCAGCGGAGGGATTTGCTGGCCTCGCTGCAGATGGGCTTGATCCACGTCTTGGTGGGGACACATGCGTTGATCCAAGAGGACGTTTACTTCCGCCAGCTGGGTCTGGTGGTGACGGACGAGCAGCATCGCTTCGGGGTTAACCAGCGCAGCATTCTGCGGCGCAAGGGGATGAATCCCGACGTGCTGACGATGACGGCGACGCCGATTCCGCGCACGCTGGCGATTACAGCCTTCGGCGACATGGACGTGTCGACGCTGCGCGAGCTGCCGAAGGGGCGTAAGCCGATCAAAACGTACGCGGTTCAGCACGCGATGCTGGAGCGTGTGCTCGGCTTCATCCAGCGCGAGGTGGCTGCAGGCCGGCAGGCGTATGTGATTTGTCCGCTCATCGAAGAGTCGGACAAGCTGGACGTGCAGAATGCCATCGACGTCCATATTCAGTTGCAGCAGCACTTCCCGCAATTGCGGATCGGCTTGCTGCATGGCCGGATGAGCGCGCAGGAGAAAGAAGCGATTATGCGCGCTTTCAAGGAAGGCACCGTGGAGGCGCTTGTATCGACCACGGTGATTGAGGTGGGCGTGGACGTGCCGAACGCCACGCTGATGGTGATCTACGACGCCGACCGTTTCGGCCTGTCGCAGCTGCATCAGCTGCGCGGCCGGGTGGGCCGCGGCGAGCATCAGTCCTTCTGCGTGCTCATTGCCGACCCGAAGACCGAGGTCGGGAAGGAGCGCATGAAGGCGATGACGGAGACGACCGACGGCTTCGAGATTGCGCGGCGCGATCTAGAGCTGCGCGGGCCCGGTGATTTCTTCGGCACGAAGCAAAGCGGGCTGCCAGAGTTCCGTATCGCCGATATGATGGCGGATTTCGAAGTGATGGAGCAGGCGCGTGATGACGCGGCTGAGCTTGTCGGCGACTCGTCCTTCTGGACGGGAGCGTCTTTCATGCCGCTGCGGGCGTATTTGGAGCGGGCTCATATTTTTGATAGTGAAGTGCTAGATTAG
- a CDS encoding DUF1294 domain-containing protein, which produces MTYFLIYVLLMNIITFIEMGHDKGQAKKGGRRVPEKRLFWLAALGGGIGGWLGMRVWRHKTKHTSFVVGFPLLIALNCICVILIAMYM; this is translated from the coding sequence ATGACTTATTTTCTCATTTATGTATTGCTGATGAATATCATTACGTTTATTGAGATGGGGCATGACAAAGGACAAGCCAAGAAAGGCGGACGCCGAGTGCCAGAGAAGCGGCTATTCTGGCTCGCTGCCCTTGGCGGCGGTATAGGCGGCTGGCTTGGCATGCGTGTGTGGCGGCATAAGACGAAGCATACTTCGTTTGTTGTAGGGTTCCCGCTGCTCATTGCGCTGAATTGTATCTGTGTTATCCTGATTGCGATGTATATGTAA
- a CDS encoding stage VI sporulation protein F, which translates to MSYQQYGIDPALVERVKFKMKNPEVKERIKMLLQGVTKADLQNVAKVTRLVGLAAGILGEALSGSQTNQIVTFILAQKIDPNNTFHLIKLWTMFR; encoded by the coding sequence ATGAGTTATCAGCAATATGGCATCGATCCTGCGCTCGTGGAGCGTGTAAAGTTTAAAATGAAAAATCCAGAGGTCAAAGAACGGATTAAGATGCTGCTGCAGGGCGTCACGAAGGCAGATTTGCAAAATGTGGCGAAGGTTACACGCTTAGTTGGTCTAGCTGCTGGTATTTTGGGAGAGGCACTGTCGGGGAGTCAGACGAATCAGATTGTCACGTTTATTTTGGCACAAAAAATTGATCCGAATAACACGTTTCACTTGATTAAGCTATGGACGATGTTCCGTTAG
- a CDS encoding DNA polymerase IV, with amino-acid sequence MSQGSKGGERTIFLADCQSFYASVEKADHPGLENRPVAVAGDPALRSGIILAACPIAKQFGVSTAERLGEALKKCPELVVMRPRMQHYIDVSLMITRIYEEFTDLVEVFSIDEQFLDVTGSLAIFGDPVLIAQTLQQKVLKQTGVKVRIGISSNKILAKIATDIWAKKNQSGIFTLHPSAIGQLWAEPVSKMFGVGSRMTAHFAKLGMYTIGDVARTPLPQLKQKFRARFGKQSDIHAEVMWRTANGLDDSPVTPGTFDTPPKSIGHMMTLPRDYAESSEVNTILMELTEEVCRDCRRKGYMASIVTVSCMCSPFDAPTGFSRQMKMPDPTNHTGTVFQAVKQLFYKFWDTMPVRRAGVMLSQFVDDQTYQLTLFEDQVKARALEKVTDSIKDRFGNAAIVRASSLTAAGQAQVRSLKIGGHYK; translated from the coding sequence ATGAGCCAAGGGAGCAAGGGCGGAGAGCGAACGATCTTTCTGGCAGACTGCCAGAGTTTTTATGCCAGTGTGGAGAAGGCTGATCATCCAGGCCTGGAGAATAGGCCAGTCGCCGTCGCAGGAGATCCTGCGCTGAGGTCGGGAATTATTTTGGCGGCCTGCCCCATCGCTAAGCAGTTTGGGGTATCCACCGCCGAGCGTTTGGGAGAAGCGCTAAAGAAATGCCCTGAGCTGGTCGTCATGCGCCCGCGCATGCAGCATTACATCGATGTTTCCCTGATGATTACCCGCATTTATGAAGAATTTACGGATCTGGTGGAAGTGTTCAGTATCGATGAGCAGTTCCTGGATGTTACCGGAAGTCTGGCGATCTTCGGAGATCCTGTTCTCATTGCCCAGACACTGCAGCAAAAGGTGCTTAAACAAACAGGGGTTAAGGTCCGGATCGGGATCAGCTCCAACAAAATACTAGCCAAAATCGCGACCGATATATGGGCTAAAAAAAATCAAAGCGGCATTTTTACGTTGCACCCGTCGGCGATCGGACAGTTATGGGCAGAGCCGGTTAGTAAGATGTTCGGTGTAGGCTCGCGGATGACGGCGCATTTTGCCAAGTTGGGCATGTATACCATCGGTGATGTGGCCCGAACACCGTTGCCGCAGCTGAAGCAGAAATTTCGTGCACGCTTCGGCAAGCAATCGGACATTCACGCGGAAGTCATGTGGCGAACGGCGAATGGTTTGGACGATAGCCCCGTTACACCAGGTACGTTTGATACGCCGCCGAAATCGATCGGCCATATGATGACGCTGCCCAGGGACTATGCGGAGTCGTCGGAAGTCAACACCATCCTCATGGAGCTGACGGAGGAAGTGTGCCGTGACTGCCGCCGCAAAGGATATATGGCGTCTATTGTGACGGTTAGCTGCATGTGCAGCCCCTTTGATGCGCCGACAGGCTTTTCGCGCCAGATGAAAATGCCAGATCCTACGAACCATACAGGGACTGTCTTTCAGGCTGTCAAGCAGCTGTTCTATAAGTTCTGGGACACCATGCCTGTTCGCAGAGCAGGGGTCATGTTGAGCCAGTTTGTGGATGATCAGACCTATCAGCTTACGCTTTTTGAGGATCAAGTTAAGGCAAGGGCACTGGAAAAGGTGACAGACAGCATCAAGGATCGGTTCGGCAATGCGGCGATCGTTCGCGCATCCTCTTTGACAGCGGCTGGTCAAGCGCAGGTTCGCTCACTCAAAATTGGAGGTCACTATAAATGA
- a CDS encoding SOS response-associated peptidase, which produces MCGRYTITVTLEELMLRYDMYDTYMPRYGPKYNVAPGQQVMAIVHDGQQNKLGELRWGLIPEWAKEEKIGYQMLNARAETLADKPAFRKPFERKRCLIPADSFYDWKGTGKQKQPMRIMLRTGELFSMAGLYDTWTSPDGVRISTCTVITTESNTMMKEIHDRMPVILPREKEALWLDRTNRSVNQLQALLQSYPSEHMMAYPVSNRVGNVRNDDELCIEPISLLL; this is translated from the coding sequence ATGTGCGGACGCTACACGATTACGGTAACATTAGAAGAATTGATGCTGCGTTATGACATGTATGACACCTATATGCCAAGGTATGGTCCTAAATATAACGTAGCACCAGGACAACAGGTGATGGCGATCGTTCATGACGGACAGCAGAACAAGCTGGGAGAGCTGCGCTGGGGATTGATTCCCGAATGGGCCAAAGAGGAGAAGATCGGCTACCAAATGCTTAATGCAAGAGCCGAGACCTTGGCGGACAAGCCTGCATTTCGCAAGCCTTTTGAACGTAAGCGCTGCCTGATTCCTGCGGATTCCTTCTACGATTGGAAAGGGACAGGAAAGCAAAAGCAGCCGATGCGCATCATGCTTCGCACTGGGGAGTTGTTCAGCATGGCTGGACTGTACGATACATGGACGTCTCCAGATGGCGTGCGAATATCCACTTGTACGGTGATTACAACAGAGTCAAACACGATGATGAAGGAGATTCATGATCGTATGCCCGTTATTTTACCGCGGGAGAAGGAAGCGCTTTGGCTGGATCGCACGAACAGGAGCGTTAATCAACTGCAGGCTTTGCTGCAGTCGTATCCGTCGGAACACATGATGGCGTATCCCGTGTCCAACCGGGTCGGTAATGTGCGCAATGATGATGAGTTGTGTATTGAGCCGATAAGCTTATTACTCTAG
- a CDS encoding metallophosphoesterase — protein MIIRIVMMLATVIGINGYIGWHVNVWLSHLMKASFQPVLFWVVYWILALSYLLAWLGSRILHARVSRTLKIVGSYWFALIQFGVLLLPVTDIAAIVLYLASVRSATYVPVLGWIDVVLLLVFLLIGSYFARTPIVRKYEITIPKRAGDWKQLRVAVASDIHLGVIVGNRHLRKLVQHVNEMKPDLILLPGDVIDDDIRPFIQGKMGLTLGQLQAPLGIYAVLGNHEYYGGHVPAFVEQMEKIGIRVLMDEVVHLQERVYIVGRKDKTAEQSAEGRKSLVSLLAGTDGTQPIIVMDHQPHQLNKAVEAGADVMLSGHTHRGQIAPNHLFTKRLFELDWGYLRKGNLHAIVSSGFGTWGPPIRLGSQSEIIELIIHFTNEREEG, from the coding sequence ATGATAATAAGAATTGTTATGATGCTCGCCACCGTCATCGGGATTAATGGCTATATAGGCTGGCATGTGAACGTATGGTTATCCCACTTGATGAAGGCGTCGTTTCAGCCAGTACTGTTTTGGGTGGTATATTGGATCCTTGCTTTATCTTATTTACTCGCTTGGTTGGGCTCACGCATTCTGCATGCCAGGGTTTCACGTACGCTTAAAATTGTAGGATCCTACTGGTTTGCCCTTATCCAATTCGGTGTACTTCTCTTGCCAGTTACAGATATCGCGGCGATCGTTCTTTACTTAGCCTCGGTTCGTTCGGCGACCTATGTGCCAGTTCTGGGTTGGATTGACGTCGTGCTCCTGCTGGTATTCCTACTGATAGGCTCTTATTTCGCGAGAACGCCGATTGTTCGCAAGTACGAGATTACGATCCCCAAACGTGCAGGAGACTGGAAACAGCTGCGTGTCGCTGTGGCTTCGGATATCCATCTCGGCGTCATTGTCGGTAATCGCCATTTGCGCAAGTTAGTCCAGCATGTAAATGAGATGAAGCCAGATTTGATTTTGCTGCCAGGTGATGTTATTGATGATGATATTAGGCCCTTTATTCAGGGAAAAATGGGACTGACCCTAGGGCAGCTGCAGGCGCCGCTCGGCATTTATGCTGTGCTGGGCAACCACGAATATTACGGGGGACATGTCCCTGCATTCGTGGAACAAATGGAAAAAATTGGCATTCGTGTGCTGATGGATGAAGTTGTTCATTTACAAGAACGGGTGTACATCGTAGGGCGTAAAGATAAAACAGCGGAGCAATCCGCCGAAGGGCGTAAATCGTTGGTTTCCTTATTGGCGGGCACTGACGGCACGCAGCCGATCATTGTTATGGATCATCAACCTCATCAACTGAACAAAGCGGTAGAGGCAGGAGCGGATGTGATGCTGTCAGGGCATACACACCGAGGTCAGATTGCGCCGAATCACTTGTTTACGAAACGGCTTTTTGAGCTGGATTGGGGCTACTTGCGTAAAGGCAATCTGCACGCAATTGTATCCTCAGGCTTCGGGACATGGGGACCGCCGATTCGATTAGGCAGCCAGTCCGAAATCATTGAGTTGATCATACATTTTACAAACGAGAGAGAAGAGGGTTAA
- a CDS encoding CobW family GTP-binding protein, giving the protein MTNKRVNVYILSGFLGSGKTTLLTKAITYFTEAGRKPAVIMNEIGEVNLDGQLIAEEVPMSDLLGGCICCSSRGDLATALNDLVTKEQIDVIFVESTGVANPMEIIDEVTDASLVLPIELSAMITVVDAPQLLELNRTSRGKTFRLMRDQIRCANLLLLNKTDLLQEEALEEVHELVREWNPYADLHKTVFSQIDLQLIENIHVEASDEARTAAVHDHAVESDDKHTHEAHHHSHRHVMAYTHFFERAVDSGAFEEFISKLPQEVYRAKGVLTFSDTSSRFLFQYAYREMDFVKITPKGNVPDVAVFIGENFAKDAIRSELLRLEKSSDPTDTK; this is encoded by the coding sequence ATGACTAACAAACGAGTCAACGTATATATCTTGTCTGGGTTCCTAGGGAGTGGCAAAACGACCTTATTGACCAAAGCCATTACATATTTCACGGAAGCCGGGCGCAAGCCAGCTGTTATTATGAACGAAATCGGTGAAGTGAATCTAGATGGACAATTAATAGCGGAAGAAGTGCCTATGTCTGATCTGCTTGGTGGTTGCATATGCTGCTCCAGTCGCGGCGATCTGGCGACAGCGCTGAATGATCTTGTGACAAAGGAGCAGATCGATGTGATTTTCGTGGAGTCGACAGGCGTCGCAAATCCAATGGAAATCATCGATGAAGTAACCGATGCTTCACTCGTGCTCCCGATCGAGCTATCTGCGATGATTACAGTCGTGGATGCACCACAGTTGCTTGAATTAAATCGTACTAGTCGCGGCAAAACATTCAGGTTGATGAGGGATCAAATTCGGTGTGCCAACTTGCTGCTGCTCAATAAGACTGATCTGCTCCAAGAAGAAGCACTTGAAGAAGTACATGAGCTGGTGAGGGAATGGAATCCCTACGCAGACTTGCACAAAACGGTGTTCAGCCAAATTGATCTCCAGCTAATCGAGAATATTCATGTCGAGGCCTCGGACGAGGCTCGGACGGCAGCTGTACACGATCATGCTGTGGAATCGGATGATAAGCATACGCATGAGGCACATCATCATTCTCATCGGCATGTAATGGCGTATACACATTTTTTCGAGCGGGCGGTGGATAGTGGAGCATTTGAAGAATTCATAAGCAAGCTTCCGCAGGAAGTATACAGAGCTAAGGGAGTTCTCACCTTTTCAGATACATCAAGTCGGTTCCTATTCCAATACGCATATAGAGAAATGGATTTCGTGAAAATTACCCCAAAAGGCAATGTGCCTGATGTCGCCGTTTTTATCGGAGAGAACTTCGCAAAGGATGCGATACGTTCGGAGTTGTTGAGGCTAGAGAAGTCATCTGATCCAACGGATACAAAATAG
- a CDS encoding Fur family transcriptional regulator, which produces MLKAMSQQGWRITEQRRSLATLFAESGSYLSPKDVYDHMKLQYPGISFETVYRNLRLLSEMGVLEQFHLADGLKFKASCLSHHHHHMICLSCEKTVTFEFCPMKLVQDLPESFDIQSHRFEIFGYCADCKTNVSASQVGE; this is translated from the coding sequence ATGCTCAAAGCGATGTCGCAGCAAGGCTGGCGAATTACAGAGCAACGTAGAAGCCTGGCGACCCTATTCGCAGAGTCGGGCAGTTACTTATCGCCGAAGGATGTTTATGATCATATGAAATTGCAATATCCAGGCATAAGCTTTGAAACGGTTTATCGTAATCTCCGATTATTAAGTGAGATGGGTGTTCTGGAACAATTTCATTTGGCTGATGGCCTCAAATTCAAAGCGAGTTGTTTGTCACACCATCATCATCACATGATTTGTCTGAGCTGTGAGAAGACAGTGACCTTTGAGTTTTGCCCGATGAAGCTTGTGCAAGATTTGCCAGAAAGCTTTGATATTCAAAGTCACCGGTTTGAGATATTTGGTTATTGTGCGGATTGCAAAACAAATGTGTCTGCTTCGCAAGTAGGGGAGTAA